Proteins from a single region of Hordeum vulgare subsp. vulgare chromosome 6H, MorexV3_pseudomolecules_assembly, whole genome shotgun sequence:
- the LOC123402525 gene encoding probable glutathione S-transferase GSTU6: MAGGDDLKLLGAWPSPFVTRVKLALALKGLSYEDVEENLSNKSELLLKSNPVHKKIPVLIHNGSPVCESMIIVQYIDDVFASTGPSLLSEDPYERAVARFWVAYVDDKLVAPWRQSLRGKTEEEKSEGKKQTFAAVEVLEGALRECSKGGDFFGGDGVGLVDVALGGLLSWMKVTDVLSGDKIFDAVKTPLLAAWVERFSAIDAAKAALPDVGRLVEFAKAREAAAAASK; encoded by the exons ATGGCCGGAGGAGATGACCTGAAGCTGCTCGGCGCATGGCCAAGCCCGTTCGTTACCAGAGTGAAGCTCGCGCTCGCCTTGAAGGGCCTGAGCTACGAGGACGTGGAGGAGAACCTGTCCAACAAGAGCGAGCTCCTCCTCAAGTCCAACCCGGTGCACAAGAAGATACCCGTGCTCATCCACAACGGCTCCCCGGTATGCGAGTCCATGATCATCGTGCAGTACATCGACGACGTCTTCGCCAGCACCGGCCCGTCCCTTCTCTCCGAGGACCCCTACGAACGCGCCGTGGCTCGCTTCTGGGTGGCCTACGTTGACGACAAG CTGGTAGCCCCATGGAGGCAGTCGTTGAGGGGCAAGACAGAGGAGGAGAAATCCGAGGGAAAGAAGCAGACGTTCGCCGCGGTGGAGGTCCTCGAAGGGGCCCTCAGGGAGTGCTCCAAGGGAGGGGACTTCTTCGGCGGGGACGGCGTCGGGCTCGTCGACGTTGCGCTGGGAGGTCTGCTCTCGTGGATGAAGGTGACCGATGTGCTTTCCGGTGACAAGATCTTCGACGCCGTCAAGACTCCGCTCCTGGCCGCGTGGGTGGAGCGCTTCAGCGCGATCGACGCGGCAAAGGCGGCCTTGCCGGATGTGGGCAGGCTGGTTGAGTTCGCCAAGGCACGAGAGGCTGCCGCTGCAGCGTCTAAGTGA